Part of the bacterium genome is shown below.
AGGACTTTCGCATTTTCGAATGGTTATAAATAAGGTAAAAGAGAGTGTTCAAATTGTTCCTATTAAAACGACAGATATTATCATGGTCGGAGTTACAGACCATAATGCTAAGATGTCCGCAAAAATTGCCAATACCATAGTTCAGGTTTATATCGACCAATCACTTGATATTAAAAGTAGTGAAGCCAGAAACGCGTATTATTTCATTACAGAACAATTAAAAACTATGGAATCTAAATTAAAAAAGTATGAAGATAACCTTAAGCAATTTAAAGAGCAGGAAGGAATTATGTCTCTACCTACTGAGGTGCAAAGTAAAGTAGCAAGCATCGCAAATTTTGAGGCAGAGTATTATAAATTACAGGCAAATAAAAAGGAATTAAATGAAAATTACAGGAATTTAAAAGAGAAATTTAAACTTCAGGATGAAAAAATAATCTCCTCGACAACTATTAGTGAAAATCCTATCGTTAAAGACCTCAAGGCAGAATTGACATCTTTAGAGATTAAGTTACCAACTTTATTAAAAAAATATGGTAAAACCCATCCAAAGGTTAAAGAAGTAGAATCTGAGATTAAGGAGGTTACCGCAAGAATAAAGAGTGAAGTAGAAAAGGTTATTAGTCAGGAGGTTTCAACATTAAATCCTATTCATGAAAATATAAAAGAAAAAATAATAATGTTTGAAACTGAGATAACTGCTTTAGAGTCAAAAGGAAACGCATTAATTACAACCATCAATGAATATAAATCAAAACTTGAGGGTTTAGCAGAAAAGGAGATGGTCTTAGCCATGCTTACCCGTGAAGTGGAATCCACTGAAAAGATGTATAATATCCTTTTAGAAAAGCAACAAGAATCTATGATTTCTGAGGCAATAAAGATTGGAAATATCAGGATTGTGGAACCTGCATTGGTCCCATTACTACCAATAAAGCCAACCAAAACACGAAATTTACTTATCGGTGCTCTATGCTCAATTATGGTAGGAATTACATTAGCCTTTATACTTGAATACATTAACCATTCTTTTAAAACGCCTGAAGATGCAGAAGGCTAT
Proteins encoded:
- a CDS encoding GumC family protein; this encodes MIHYTSSINYIEILYKRKWMIILIFLFTIIMVIIGNNLQRPTYLSIVKVLIEGPKGVEVPFSEELSEVSLARGSDVLKTQSEIIKSNPIIEETVRRLNLDKRRITPTFTEKCINSIKSSIKKIIPAHLLPEKDSGEGLSHFRMVINKVKESVQIVPIKTTDIIMVGVTDHNAKMSAKIANTIVQVYIDQSLDIKSSEARNAYYFITEQLKTMESKLKKYEDNLKQFKEQEGIMSLPTEVQSKVASIANFEAEYYKLQANKKELNENYRNLKEKFKLQDEKIISSTTISENPIVKDLKAELTSLEIKLPTLLKKYGKTHPKVKEVESEIKEVTARIKSEVEKVISQEVSTLNPIHENIKEKIIMFETEITALESKGNALITTINEYKSKLEGLAEKEMVLAMLTREVESTEKMYNILLEKQQESMISEAIKIGNIRIVEPALVPLLPIKPTKTRNLLIGALCSIMVGITLAFILEYINHSFKTPEDAEGYLKLPVLGLIPMKK